GCAAAATGGGTCTTTAGTCCGTCGGTATTATTCTGACTACCGCGGTAAGCTTTGTGAAAGTTTTTCAGCTACAAACTAGGCTAACTATGGATCTGGGTTATTTTAGAATGAGACACGAgcgttaaaatgtaattttccgTTAACTGCTGTGGACAGTAATGATAATAAGATATGTCTAAATAAACGTGATTATGGCCATAATTGCTAGATGATGGTAAGTTTCttgaataaaatggtttaactttttaaggtgcgagatcacaaatatgtgattagaatattcttaactgaacattctaatgctgatgtaataatcactactggtaactgaaagcagtggaggtctagaacactgacttaaaattaaaaatttaaaaaacattttttaaaaacctacacTTCAGAAGGGTCAATATGAACAATTCCTTACCGCCTTCCCGAGTTTAATTTATTCTGTGTCCTCTGTTGTccaagctgtatttaaaaagtgaaattttgGTACTCATCCATGTAAATCctgtttcacattttcacctgtgtgtactgtagtccTCCTAGCAGTACTAATGAAGTGTATGGTGCCAACGAATACCACTTCTAAAATAAATCTAATACACATGTTGGGTTGCCATTGATTTGCGGGATCCTGCCCCTCTGCTGTTCTGGTTGGCTGATGCCCATGTGTAACATCCAATAGGCACAAGCAGGGCACTGTGTTTGCAACTGTATACGTACAAGCACTTCCTACTTACCTgtctaaatttaaatattgaaatgctGTAGTGTGAGCGGGACGGGTTTTGAGGTGAGGTGAGAGTTCCACATGTTTGGGCTGAATAGTGACTACTTTGTTCAGTGATGTCACCCGGTCCCCTTCCCCAATGACCTCACCAGAAATTTGCAGTCAGAGCTGGTAGAGTGAATGACTCCCAAGTCAGTTCTCTGAACAATGCCTTTAAGACCAGCAGCCCGACTAGCCTGTGCCCTTCTCGTGTCAGCCTTCGATTGGAGACTCCTGCTCCTGTAAGGACTGGGCTGTACCTTATGTGTGAGAACAGTGACGCCTgtaaattttgaaaaagaaaacatatttctttgtttttttttttgtttttttttgcctctttaACATATGGGAATGTAGGCTACTACTTGTAAAACTTCACAAAAGCCCAGCAATGAGGCATAAGAGCCTGTGGCGTACCACCAATATAGTCACGGCTAAATGGTGTCGTTCAGCACAAGGCTTTTTGGATGAGGTTGTCGGGGTCACGTAAATTTGTGAACATTAATTTGGGGTCACgtcataaaaaaaagtttggaaaccCCTGCATTAAAGTAAAGTCCCAACTCACCAGGGCTCATTAAAGACCCCACGGCACTTTTCAGAAGAGTAGGGTTTAGTTAGTCATGGTGCGTTTGTCAAATTTCCACAGTGGCTCTCTTCATCAAGAttcaaaactttattgtccattaatTCAAGCAATAATGGAAATGTGTCTTTTGCTGGTGCATAGCTCGTGTAGAggtacaatacagtacatataagaACGTcaattgcacacaaaaaagacaACACAGTACATGTAGTAAAATCTCATGCAGTAAAAAGGTAAAATGTGGTAATAAGTGGTGTACTAAACCGGAGTAAAAGTTAAAAGTTAAGAAGTTCAAAAGTTGACCAGTGGCagttaaaaattaaatactaaATGTAAAGTGCTGTATGCTAGCTCAGCTCAGTAAGTCCGTAGGTTCCTCCTTAATCGCCACCTAATCGTCTCCTGCGTCTGATTTATCCCACAGTCCTTTGCGTTCCCCACCCAGTTTGCTTGCTGCCCCCAGGGTATTACCTTCTGTGTGTGGCAGCCAGATGGTGCCAGCAGAGCTGCAGATAGCTGCCCTGGGGCCATTACAAACACCCCCCTGCCCTCATCGTGCTTTATTCAGGAGGCCCCCTGGCACACCCATTGCAGCCATATACTGAGCACTGTGtataaaccaaacaaacaactcacgccccccccccccccccccaaaaaaaaacaaaaacaaaaaaaaaagttttgtgtgaCAACATAACGGGAAGTCAAAAGGTCTGGCACCACCCACTATCTGTCGTCAGCCAACCAGAGTTCACAACCGGAAAAAATTAAAGATACAAACTGCTCAGACTTACACAAACTGCTATACTGTCACTGCAGGCACTGGAACAGGTTGAAACGGatgaacgcaaaaaaaaaattttttaaatccgccattgaaaagttattttatgAGTGCATTTGCATCCACTCTAGTTTTAGTGATACGCCAGTGCAAACTGGCTTTCCTGTGACAAGgcttctggtaaaaaaaaaaatccagataaCGTTGTTCCTACTTAGTCAGGACAGTAACTCCCAAGAATGAACTGCAACGTCGTGCCATCAAATATTCTCAGTTTATTGTCACAAACTGATGCGTTTTGACAGTCTTTGTCAACGACAAACATGAGAAAGACAATATGTCAGAACATGTCAGCGTGTGACAATAACATAAGCATATTTGAAGACACAATGTTTGCAGTTCATCCTTGGGAGTTGCTGTCCTCAGCAGGTAGAGCCAACATGTTATTAGAATTTGCATCCAATTTAGATACAATAACCAAGCGTTCGGTAGAACAGCAGAATATCCGAACTACTGCCTATGTAAGAGGAGAAGAGACAGGAGTGGACGGGACAGGATGGGAGGGGCTTTAATCGCTAAATTGATCTGGAACTAACAATGGCCGCCCCCAGCATGCTTTGGCAACAGGTGTTGTTATGGCAACACGGAAACCATGGAACTTCAGAGCCGTGGACAATAATGAAACAGAATAAGGTgccagaaaagagaagaaaaaaaacagaaggagcTGAGGGGCGAGTATGGAGGTggaattaaaaaagaatttctcTCAAGGACCGAGAGTGAGACGGGCTTACAGTAGTCCAGCGCTCACGCTGATGTACACTGACGTAAAAATTTGCGTCCTGAGCAGAGGACCTGGTTCTGCTTTTGCCCTGAAAAGACAGGCTTCGGCTGAACAGAGTAGCCAGATCACGGCACTGATGGCAAACTCAAATAAGGCCAGACTTATTTTTAAGAAAGTCAGGTGGtacatcggggggggggggggatgggggtgtgtaTGATGAGATGACACAACTTATtcagaaatataacattttatttgtaacattaaaaacaaaagcaagggggctataagtgtgtgtgtgtgtgggggggggagtataCTTCATCATCATCCACACTGACACCAACCATCAGCAATTGCTATATCAATAGAAATTGCCATTGAACTTCCACAGAGAATTCAGCTTGAATtgctattaaaaaataatcacctTTTCTTGTTCAAAAACACTCCTGTTTTTTGCCATAAAAGTTGCATTGAATGTCCTTTCTGTTGTGATCCCAGGAGACTTAGTTAACTATCTGTATGTTTGAATGGCTGATTTTTAATACAGTAAACTTACACTTGCAGGTAAGTCATGAAGAAACCAGCAATTGAGGAATTtggacacaaataaatattgttctcttgacttaaaatatttaaatatttgaaatgaatgaaagttgTCTGAATAGACTAACTGCATAAAGGTTCATGACATGACGCATTATGATATAAAATTGTATTCCAAACCTACTGAGTTTTGTTCATAGTCCACATAGTTTGTGGTTTATACTCAACACACTACGAAGAGCACAAGTACATAGTATGGCGCCCACCAGTGGTGGGGCCTAGCACTGCGGCGACTCCCTCTGTAGGAGGAAGTCCCACAGCATCTTGTTGACGGTTTCGGGCTGGTCCTGCTGCACCCAGTGACTGCAGTCCGGAATCGTGTGCACCACTACCGAGCCTCTCATGTATGGCCGTGCCCCTCCCGACATCCCTTCCACCAATATACCGTCGGCCTCGCCCCAAATTAGCATACAGGCCACTCCCACATTCTGGTGTCTGTAGAGTGCGTTACTGGAAAAGAATGAATgacaacacatactgtacacctaTCAGTGGGCAGGAGAGTCCACATCACAGAAACGATGCTAGCCACTGTGCTTAAAACatggaggtaagagcagttaaTGATGCCACTGGGGGTTGATTGTACTACCAGAGGAgagcattgcattacaggcatttagcagacgctcttatccagagcgatttacattacagcatttgcattgcatccaaTCATACAGCtgggatatatactgaagcaatgcaggttaagcaccttgctcaagggttcaacggcagtgtcctactggggaatcgaaTCGAATCGAACCTGTTGACCTTTAGGTTAGAAGAACAACTCCTTACCCATGATGCTACACTGCCATTACACTAGCATGTTCAGATTACCTGAGCAGTGTATGCTGGGATTACCTGAGCAGCGTGTGCTGAGATTACCTGAGGAGAACACGGTAGTAATTGAGGGGTGCAGTGAGCCCCCCCGGCTGGGACAGATGGTAGAGGTACCCCTCCAACTCCGCCTCCGTCAGGCGACGGGCCCGGTTCCGAATCCCCGCACGGCCCCCACACAGCATACTGCGCACCAGCTGAGAGGGCGAAGAGAAGAGAGCGCATGCTACACAGACCCAGGGCTCAGGTGAGAGTTACCGTGCTTGTGTATTTTTGCAGACTTGggtctgaggtgtgtgtgtctgtgtgtgtgcatgtgactcaGGTCTCGGGTGTGCGGGCGTGGCACCTTGAAATCCTCCATAGACAGGGCAATCTCAGGCAGCAGTGGCAGCTGGAAAAAGCAGGTATGGCCAGAGCGCAGGAGCTGAGACGGCCTTCTCAACACAGCATctgaggagcacacacacacacacactcctaatGCTCTGTAacatacacgaacacacacacatacaaacacacactcctaaTGCTCTGTAacatacacgaacacacacacatacaaacacacactcctaaTGCTCTgtaacatacacaaacacacacacatacaaacgcacacactcctGTATCGctgtaacacacaaacacacactcctaaCGCTCTGtaacatatgcaaacacacacacactcctaatGCTCTgtaacagacacaaacacacacacaaccgcacactcCTAATGCTCtgtaacatgcacacactcctgtgtctctgtaacatacacaaacacacacatatacacacactcctgtgtctctgtaacataagcaaatacacacacactcatgtttgTGATAAACACAAgcgcacatatatacacacacctgtgtctctataacaaacacaaacacgcgcacacccgTGTCCCAgtaacatacacaaacaaacacacacttgagACTCTATGACACACGCTACAGTGAGAACTAAGGTGGTCCCCtaatgaatggtaaatggtaaatggactgcatttatatagtgcttttatccaaagcgctttacaattgatgcctctcattcgccagagcagttaggggttaggtgtcttgctcaaggacacttcgacatgcccagggcggggtttgaaccggcaaccctccgactgccagacagtcggtcttacctcctgagctatgtcgcccctgtgaaaatgaaaatgaaaacaaaagcatcGAAGTTCAATTGGAAGTGTACCGCTTTGAATGAGCGTGCTCAACCCAGGACAGAGGAGCGATGGCCAAGCGCAATTTACTGTCGATAGTTTATGTCAAAGCGGTGTCAAAATCGTCCGCCTGTGGGCTAACTGGGACTACAGCTGAAACGGAGGCATTGAAACGGAGCGTCAGGAGACACGCAGACCCAAGAGCAACTGCACAGCTTTTGTTGTTTAGGCTTCCACGGTATTTGCTGAAAATACCGAGCGTTTGTAACGCGCGCACACCCACTGtggctgtgggcggggcggggccgcggtGTTACCTAGCCAGGACGCCGGGTGCGGGGCGTTCATCACCACCAGGCGCTGCACCATGTCCGGACGCTCCAGGGCGAAGTGCCAGGCCAGCATGCCCCCCCAGTCATGGCCGACCAGCACACAGCTGGTGTGCCCTGTAAaagcacacagacgcactcGTACACACTGCGAACTCCCGCAAACACACTCAGCCCCGCCACACCCCGacgaaccccccacccccccgtccacTCATATACACTACAAACTCCTGTCAAATCACTCTCAGTCTTAcagacccctgccccccccccccccccccacacacacacacactcagcactcaTACACAACAAACTCCTGCGAACACACTCAGTCATACACACCCAGGCCGCTAATGGTGTCCCTTATGTCATCCAGCAGGTTCTCCAGTGCATAGTCCTCcagcctgtagggggcagcagaggccCCGCAGCCACGCAGGTCCAGTGCTACTGTGTGGTACTGCACACTGAACTCCCTCAGCTGGTATCGCCATGAGTACCTGGGGCAGGGGCGGAATACTGGAACTGATATATTGTGAAGGATTGGCTAACTTTACTCAGAAAGACAAAACGGAAATCTAAATGGCTTGTGTCCCATACAACCTTTGGATTTAATTTAGTCATGaaaaaacatgtacatttcACTATTCAAATCCTTTTCTGACTTGAATTACAAAAACTGCATAATGCCCCAAGGCTTTTCCTGCAATGTTCATTCTGAGTTAAAAATAATACTCAAGAAACATGCTGGGAACTTTTTTTCTATAACTTTCCTAAGTTTCAAGGAATattctgaggttttttttaagcttggCAATTACCCGTTCACTCTATCTCAAACTCATTTAGTCACCAGCTCATTCAATCACCTGCACACTCAATCACCCTCTTACTCAGTCACTGTCTCATTCAGTCATCCTCTCACTCAGTCACCCGCTCACTcaatcaccctctcactcagtcactgtcTCATTCATCACCTCTCATCATCACCGCACTcaatcaccctctcactcagtcactgtcTCATTCAGTCATCCTCTCACTCAGTCACcctctcactcagtcactgtcTCATTCAGTCACCCGCTCACTcaatcaccctctcactcagtcactgtcTCATTCAGTCATCCTCTCAGTCAGTCACCCGCTCACTcaatcaccctctcactcagtcactgtcTCATTCAGTCATcctctcactcagtcactgtcTCATTCTGTCATCCTCTCACTCAGTCACCCGCTCACTCAGTCACCAGTTCTCTGGAAACCCATGGAGGAAGAGCATGAGAGGTTTCCTGCTGTTGCCTTTGGACACAAAGTGCAGTCGCAGACCTGAactctgaaagagagagagacagaagaaggGAGGCAAGAAAAAGTGAGTGAAAAAGAGGACACCGAGAGGGACAGAAATATGGAGAGAGTGATTGTGCACTACAGCAAAAACGAGGAGAAGCTACAGAGCATTACTGCTCCCCACTAGTCGGACACTTCAGAGAGCAGAAAGCAAAGACTAAAGAGAGAGCTAGCTGCCCTGTATGAGCGTATCCTAGCCCTGTATGAGCGTACCATAGCACTGTCCCACTATGCTTTACCAACATCCGTTTGCCCCAGATGGCAGCTTTCCCCACAATTCCTTGGGCCAAATCCCATTCGCTGTTTGGCAAATTATGTGGCTTTATGACAGGCTAACTTTAGAGTAGTGCCTTCCTTCGCATGTTTAATTGAATTGTTAATTATATACCAACCTTTAGCTATATAACTACTTGTTGTCATAGCTATGAATGACCTGTGAAAAAAGCATGCTCTTGGAGGTCAGTTTGTGCTGTTATAAAGCTATACTTGCACTTCTGTCTGTGACTGTAATTTAGACAAATTTTGGTCAACAGACTCAAGTAGAAAAGCTGTCTATATTATTACATGGCCACAAatggaaatacaaaaacatttgcatgtatATGTTTGTGAGAACGAGTAACATCCCATGTTCGAAATAAATAACAGACGTTTGTTGGTAGTAAGGCGTAGCCTAATGTACAGCGAGTGCGTCAATTCTTTCAAAATCtctcacatttttctttatttaaccatGTTACTTTACAGATATCGGCACGAGATAGCACATTCTGACCGGACTACAGACAGTAAAGTGCGGAGGGATATAATCATCATGGAACTCCGCCACCGCTCATTATGCATAAATAATGCCCGCTCATTGGCCAGAATTGACTATCCAGCGAAACCGTGATAGGTCTATAATAGCAGTTAACAGGTCAATAATACTTAATTGCCTAAACGCCACGTGTGTCTGAGATAGACTGATTAAGGCGGTTGAGAGCTGCGGTTCAGATTCAGAAGCGGAATCTTTCTGTGTTCCCCTGGAATAATTCACATATGCCACGAATGTGATTTCTGCAAGCCTTGTAAGTTTTCGTATAAGTTTTCCAGTGCTGTTTTCCACGAGTTTCTCTTTTCGCGTTTTATATGACAAGTACGCCGTCCTTTGGCGTACACCTGTGACAGGCCGAGTGATGCAGAAATGGCATTCCTAAATTTACGCAATCAGTGAATTAAGCTTCAGTATATTTTCTGGACGTCTGTAGCCGCGAGCTAAGATAAATACCACGGCATAATAACAAATGCAATGGTTTATTATGTGTAAATCGCATTATTTTGAAGATAGGGCATAAAACAATGCATATTCCAAGCTCTCGGTATCAGTTAGCCTCTAGTCCCTCTCAATTGCTCAGGCCATTGATCATCTTGGATTCTTAAAAAGAATATCCGGTTTGAATCAATTAAAGACGAATAAAAAGCATAGGCCTATCCTACAATTCTGCGAAATTATGGCTTCGTGAGTTCAGTTTTTGTAAACCACGATATGTGGCTAGCCACAGGAGCGAAAGCAACGATTATGATACGTCCAAGTAATTCGTTTATTCACTTACCCTGCATCGCAGGTATCCGTGTGTGCCCAACGCTGGATCCCGCAGGCATGCCGGCGGTCTGTTGCGCACTGTCCATCTGAAGGCTCTGCGAGGGTCCCTGAGTCCTCTCCACGAGATCCGGATCAGAACCATGCAGGCGGTGACCCCGGCGGTGCCGTAGACCAGAGCCCAGTACAGTAAGGACAgcaaccacagacacacccgGGTAGGGAAAAGTATAACGGACAGGGTCGTGCCGCTCATGACTCCTGGTGTCAGAAAACACGAGTGATGGATCATGGAGCAACTTCACTGTTGTCTAACGGTCCTAGATTGCTACGCTACACGTTCAACATACATCCACCAGTTCGCGTTGCTACGCAACTTGCAAACCAACTTAATGATAGAAAGTAGCGTTTATAACCACTGACAGAATGTTAAGAATACTTACTGAAGCCGTATTCCACACTTTCCGGGGAACTTTGCTCATAAATTGGTCCGGAACGAGCAGGACCTTCCACTAGGTTATAAATAAATCTCACTTGCTTGCTATCCAAGTAGGTTGGACGTTTCTGAAAACCAATCGCGACCTTCCTCCCCACAGTCGCTTGGTCCATGCATCTGAAGGGTAGTGAAGTGACGGGTAGCTTATATACATTTAGTTCGGTGGACTAATACAGTttatcattaattcattaaagagttgtttttttcccacaacaGGCCATAAACACACTATGATATGTGGGTACCCGAAATGCACAAAGTTACACAGTCGAATCGTAGGTCACCAATAACTTCTCCCCTTGGTTTTCAGTTTCATGGCAATCGTAATTCAAAATGTCAGTTTAATAGTTTACCGGATTCCACGTCTCTTATTCGATTGTCTTTAAGTCGGCtattaaaatgagttttaaacTCCCGCGGATTAttggaaaacattatttttgttttaaaaatgtctttagaTTTTGTGGCTGCCACAGCACAAACCAGGATGTTTCTGTAGCCGATTTCATCCTTTTTCAGTGATAAAAGATCCATGTAGTGCCTATCGTGAGAGACAAAACTTTATTGCAATAACTGAAATTTTATACGAATTAAAAATCAGACCGGTCTGAGCTTAAACGTTTCAAAGAAGCAAATTAAAGACCCTGGCTATATCCTTTAAGAGGTTTATTTGTTGTGAAAATCTAATGGTCACTTTGATGCCCCCACATTTTATCGTGGTTAGACCTTCCACAGCTCCGTTCAACTGGCAACCATTCAGCTGGGCTTAGCAGAGGGATGTCTATTGTTGGATCTTGTGTGGGTACGTTCATTCCGGTCAAGTCACAAGGTTAAATCGTGAAGGGTAGTCCTGCTTGAGGGCACCCACCACCCCACAGTAGATACACACACTGTTAAATATGAGTCTGTTCATACGCCACCGGTGCCTCTGCATGCCAAGGTTAATACTACTGAGAGATgttgtgcctttgtgtgtgtgagtatgtgtgtgtgtgagagagagagaccttttaAGTGGAAAAGTGACTCAAAATAATGAAtggcaaataataaaaataatactgagTGAAGACCcaactcaataaaataaatgggcaCGAGGGATCTGATAAAGGGATATTAAGCAGTTTGTGGAATGGAAATCAAACGCGAGGGCTTCATAattatgtgtgcgtttgtactATTCAGGAGAAGCTTGTGAATAGTAGAATCTGTCACTAGCTCAGCCGTTGGACATAAAGACTAATTACACAAGCAGTCAGTAGAGGGCAGTGTTGGCATTCTTAGTCATGAACTAGTCGAACGAGCACGGAAAATCCCGCTGCCTTTGCTCGTGCGCCTTTTTTTGGCCCCGAAGGTCGAACAGTAGCCTTAAAACGCGACTAAGTACCACAAACTGCAACTAACGTACTTCAATCTATTATACATCTCTGCACAACGGCACTGGAGTATATGAAATCGCACTAGGCCTATTTATCAGTATATCGAATTATCCGGTCTATTAAACAGTATCGTCCGCTGAGGCCCATTTCTGTATATCAAATTATAATAGGCCTATCCGTGAGCATATTATGTAAATAGGTCTAAATGTGAAAACGCTGAACACTGAAACATGAAAGAACTTTGCATCCTCAATGTGCTCTTATTCACATGATGCCAGCTATGGGGGAGGCCTAAATTATGCCCCCCGCTTAGTGTAGTGTTTCCAGGTTCCCTGAAGAAAGACCATAAATACGCAGGGGCAGCTCTGATATAGCCTTGTTCAccatgacaccccccccccccccaaaaaagaagacatCCCAGACCACAGACCCCCTGCTGATCCTGACCAGAAACCTCAGATCCACACCAAAACAGaaagtgattgtttttttgtctctttttaatttttttttgttttggttttttcttaaaaagagATGAGTTTATTCCATGATCATAACAGACACACAGCTTTTCCTTCATACCGCctcagtcactgacacatcaaCTGGtaatcaggaaaaataaaacacaaaaaccgagaaaaaaaaaaaaaggaaaaaaaaaaacctgaatgaaCCAAACAGTGGCCGAGCCACACCTCGGTTTTCTTCTGTTGAATAGATATCTATGGCACATAACATCCAACTGTCACCActgaaacgaaaacaaaaagaTACATCGAAAAGCATGAAGgaatgaagaaaagaaaaaaacgtgatttttttttgttagttttttcaaaaccaaataaaaaaaaaaaaatgatatttaatatttgtgaaCTTCattgaaattggaaaaaaataaaaataaaaaaacagatgaaagTGACAAACGCAGAGTTAACTCGTTCGCTCCACTTCGGCGTCCTCATTTTCTCCCGAGGTTTaaagggcggccattttgtctgtGGGTCAGGGGGGACTGGGAAAGCCCGCAAAAAATACACTGGAGGCACAGACCTGGCCGGACGCCTCCTCCTCCAAACACCCACACATCCGATGCTAATGAAATAACCGCCTGGAGCACATCCAAGTATTCATCTGCGCCAGCAAAACTACACTTAGTCTCAACATCATAGTCTGTTAAAATATTGCAAGTGTCTTGACTGTTCTTCGTACAGGCCCCTTCTCacaccctcaaaaaaaaaaaaatccgaaaAGTAATGTCAACTTGAATTGCTAAACAATACAGGCACTGGAGAAAAACACCATTAGAGAAAGCTGAGAGGTCTCATTTCCCCCTTGTTgctataaaaacaaacagaagaactTTGCACTCCACTACAGACAAGAACAATGATGCAAATTATAAACGTTTTTGTCActcacgccccctcccccccatccccataaaaatgtttttgtacatttcgTTTTCATATCTGCTACTTTTTGGAAGTGCCTACCTTTCAAAGTCAGTAAAACGTATCTGAGGACAGTGAGCCATGCAAAGCTGTCGGGATCGGTTAATGTCTCCATTAATTCACCTGCAAAATGGACAACAGTATAGATGTAGAGAGCCAAGCTCGCTGCATTGTACAGTGTGGAGACCTACTCCGAGGGtcactgcactgtacagtgtAGAGCTACTCTGAGGCTCGCTGTACAGTGTGTAGAGCTACTCTGAGgctcacagcactgtacagtgtAGAGCTAGTCTGAGGCTCACTGCACTGTACAATGTATAGAGCTACTCTGAGGCTCACTGTACAGTGTAGAGCTACTCTGAGGCTCACAGCACTGTACAATGTGTAGAGCTACTCTGAGGCTCACTGTACAGCGTGTAGAGCTAGTCCCATTGTCACTGCACTGTAGTGTGGAGAGATCTGCACTTTGTCCTAAAATGGTGGATTCTCAGAGTCGATACTGGTAAGGCGCTTTTAGGAGGAAGACACAGTGAAGACACCAACACCCCCACCAGCTCATTCAGTAAATTAGATGAAGTACGTTCAACTGAAATTAGCCCTCAAACTGTCTCTTAAAATATTCCTCAATAGGAATCCAACCCCTCCCCACATTTTTTTCAACGATtgcttaaattaattttctattttaatactTCTGCATTCTTACACTACCCTAAGCTTTTAAACAGATcactaaataaattatatttataaatgattttataaatacaatttatcaaagaaaacattcattttcagcgctaaaatgaaaatggcatgaACAGATGGAACAGGGCATGGATAtggggaaacaaaaataaattacagtggAATCtacgaaataaaaaaatcagcgaGCTGTACTCCCGACAAGACTGAATTCACTTCAGCAATTTCTTGTTCATATCTCTAgatttgtgtcagtgtgtgaatatacaattatatacttatattgtgtgtgtgtgtgtgtacaggtcaGACGTGTAAGGCAAGGTGTCACTCCCCTTCTCACCTGAGAAAGCTACAGATCTAAAGATGTCAAGTTTaaggcccctcccacctgcaCGCCCCCACtcattcatgtttaaaaaaacaaacaaaaacaaaacaaaaaaaacacatcccacagtccctccacacacgcacgcacacgcacgtgcgcacacacacgcacgcactctctctctctcacacacacacaagtcggGCAGTTAATAAATGCCTTCTGGTTAGACAGTGATTTGTTCACACAGCCTCTTTTCGCGGTTCCTCGTTCCTGTTCCTCTCGCGTCTGGTCTGGTCGCCGTGCCAACTCGCGGCACGCGCACACGACGCGTCGGTGGTGGGCGAGGTCGTCTGCGGCCCGCCCACTGCAAACAAGGCCACACCCACATGGAACAGCTACAACCACAGAAagagccccccaccccgacaccccccccccccacgaccgGTCCCATACACTGTAGCAGAGGCAGGTCAGAGTACAcaacacgcacatatgcacacgagGGATTCCACAGGGAGGCCAA
This genomic window from Anguilla rostrata isolate EN2019 chromosome 17, ASM1855537v3, whole genome shotgun sequence contains:
- the LOC135243164 gene encoding epoxide hydrolase 3, with protein sequence MDQATVGRKVAIGFQKRPTYLDSKQVRFIYNLVEGPARSGPIYEQSSPESVEYGFRVMSGTTLSVILFPTRVCLWLLSLLYWALVYGTAGVTACMVLIRISWRGLRDPRRAFRWTVRNRPPACLRDPALGTHGYLRCRSSGLRLHFVSKGNSRKPLMLFLHGFPENWYSWRYQLREFSVQYHTVALDLRGCGASAAPYRLEDYALENLLDDIRDTISGLGHTSCVLVGHDWGGMLAWHFALERPDMVQRLVVMNAPHPASWLDAVLRRPSQLLRSGHTCFFQLPLLPEIALSMEDFKLVRSMLCGGRAGIRNRARRLTEAELEGYLYHLSQPGGLTAPLNYYRVLLSNALYRHQNVGVACMLIWGEADGILVEGMSGGARPYMRGSVVVHTIPDCSHWVQQDQPETVNKMLWDFLLQRESPQC